The window TATCTACACACACTTCTGTCCGTCTGTGTTCAAAATACCCCAACGACCACGGACGGATTTATTTGTAACATGCGGCGGATGAACTGAATTACATTTTTAGGTCTTGAAGTCAATGGGCACCAGTCAAAATTCACTTGTGCATATAGTGCAACgatgttggttcgcgggccgcattaacgtcaactcgaatTCATATGGGCCGGACCGTTTTCAATATTaaacttaaatttttttaatcggattaaaagaactggatcaaaagccctaaatattcagtttgtctagatgtaaaacaatgtttatttgagcttttttttccttaataagggaaattgtctaatcatttgttttcaaaaaatatgtatttttaaattttgttcaataatagtggaaaacagaaaatattttatttattttcagattttacaaaatactttttgaactaaaaacgaaaagtttggattaaaaaatctcaattattgatttaaaagggggaaaatcaggaaatataatatatacatctataatcttcatttgaatttgatcctaaaacagaaagtcagcactcatgatttactttctcgggccacacaaaatgatgcggcgtgccagatttggccccccgggcctcactttgacacctctgatatagagtaatccctcgaataaataattaatagcgggaaaaattgcaaagtagtgaaCTCGCGATTagtgaagacgtgataatcgagggattactgtatttctgcTCAAGATAACTCAAGGGCAACTGAAGGGATGATTATCAAACCTGCACTACATGTTTGTATGATGACTTGAAATAATCTGGGTGTCAATGTGTTAAATGACGCTCCATCCACAAAGTAAGGTTTGGTCACCCCTCAGCAGCCACCCGTATGATCGCCAACGCCTTGAGCCAAGACTCCCCACCAGCCACTCCAGTACGTCGTCCAGACAACCGGCTCTCTGTCACCGTGTCCAACGTGCAAGCGGGCAAGGTTAACAAAGCAGGTATATAGCGCCACCTTCCCACTACGTGCAGCCTCCGCAATTCCGTTCTTCTGACCGACGCCCGTCTTGGCTTTGACAGCGGTCAGCCAGCCAGCGGACGAAGGGAACGGGTTGTCATCCGCGAAGAACCGGCGCGTCACGGCCGAGATGGAAGGCAAGTACATCGTCAACATGCCCAAAGGCACCACCCCACGCACGCAGCGCATCCTGGCCCAGCAGGCCAAAAAAGGTAGGCCAGAACCAATGGGCTGAGCCGTGTGATGCCTGAGACGGCGAATCGACTAATCAGTACTAAAACTTTGGGGTAGAAGGCATGGTAGAAATTGGATTGCCTGGCCTACGCTTTATAATTCCTATTTCACCCTGGATTAACATGTACTATCTgcgcttgtttttttaatctacttATAGTCAAATCTTCGGGCTTTCACTTCATGCCACGGTATGAATTTCTATACTTGGATGTCTTTTCTTCAGCAGTATTGAAGATGTCAAATACAGCGGGGATACACTGtgatcattgaattgaatgcttttattgtcattatacaataaTGAGATGTATAGcgttcaccacgtagtgcacaaataacaacaaacagacaaataagtaatcaataaatacgaAAGAGatgaataagtagtccaaaTGAGATTagcagagcggagcggcctTGTTTCGTCTggagtccaggatgagttccatggttttggagacgttcagcgccaaatTGTTGAGAGCACACCACTCGCCGAGTCTATGgattcaacaacaaacaaacaaacacatagataatcaatatatagtaaggaTAAATAAAGAATCACTAagtagtaatagataaataactgGTCAATATGAAAAATAAGAAGTATAAATAGTCACTGATGGGTTTAAGAATAGACACTAAGGGTTGTTTATTGTATTGATCTGTAGTTGTTGGAAATTAGTTTTAGTGGACATAAATCATGCTCAAATTTTAAAAGGGGTTCTGGCTCAGTGTGACACCTAAGAAGGTGGCTAACATTTTTCAGCTTGTCAGACGTTCTTTTCCGTTTTTCTTTGTtactttaaaaggtttgaaGCGCACGTCGGTGTTCGCGAGACTTGGAGCCGAGTCAAAAGGAGACCCCTCAGCCAGCACCAACAAGGTAAGGAGCTGGAAATCGAGTGGGCGAACGCATATGTAACACATAGGATGTCTTATAATTCATCTTGGAGGAGAACATATATGTTTGAAACCAAGCAGCTGAGGAAGTCTGAATTGTAGAGAATTATTTTGTATCAATACGAAAAGTGGACTTTTGAAAACTCCTGCAGCCAAGTGTGAGAATGACTTCTTGACTTGCCCACCATCGCTCCTTCTGTTGTCAGCCCACTGGCGTCTTCAGCCGTCTGGACCAAGCGGATGTAGCAGTGGCGGAGCCAAGGGCGGGGAAGAAGGCGGCCGAGCGGCACGACAGCGACGGCGAAGGCTCCGTCCTCCAGTACGCCGGCGTCCTGAAAAAGCCCGTGCTCTCGGCGAGGATGCAGCCCCCCAAAAAGCCGGCTCCCACCACGCTGCGACGCCTGGGTGGCAAACTCAAACGAGCGCTAGCCGACACCCCCACCCCTTCCTCGTCCTCCAACGGCGTACCCCCGGCTAAAATCAGCGTGCTTCAGAGACTGGGTAAGCTCCAGCGCATCGCCGTGTCCTCTTCCGTGGTGTCCCTGCCGTCCGCTGACACGCAGGACAACCGCGTGACCAGCACCCGACCCAGGGCCAGGCAGAAAGTGAGCTCGGCCAGGTGTCAGGTCAGCAGCAGTACCAGAGCGGGAGCCAGAACAGCGGCTGGCGCCGAAGCCCAGATGGACTGCCAGGCCGTCAGTGTTTTTAAGAGGTtgggaagcaaaaacaaataatgcaCAACAAGGAATGCGAATTGATGGAAAAAAGGTCCATTTTTATTGTGCAGAGACTCAGGCAAATgccggtatttttttttaaaaatgttttacttttgacggtgccacaaaaaaagaaaaatagcaaaCATAGTTGAACCACAAATGCCACAACTCTGCCAATTTTAAGACTTaaagggtgttccaaaatgtttgaccccatttcgtaggccaataattttgacaattttcattggACTGACCTCAagcttgtgtagaaacgtttcacgtttttgtgtgtaacatttggcatttctgtctgggttgggcacttagctcaatgagtagagtgtccGTCCACGATGCGAAAGATGGTGAGTTCGCAACCCACGCCTTTCATCTTCACTTAAAATCAGTGGGGGAAAACTGTTAGCAAGGTAGTGACCTAAAAATAGTGTGACAAAATAGTTAGCCAGTCTGGAACAAAGTAGGTTGGTGGGTGGGAACTTAGCTCATGAGGTAGAACGTCTGGTTACCATGTGAAACGTAGCAGGATCAATTCCCCAAGTCCTCTACATTTCATTTCTTAGCCTGAAAAGATATAAATACCAACAATCACGAACAATAACTTGAAACGTTGCAGCGAAAtatgtcaaaattattggcccaAGAAATGGAGTCAAACATTTTGGGACTATATTTAAGCATAGGAAATTATAAGGCATGAGAAttgcatggggaaaaaaaactgctcgTATAGTCGTGATAATTCACCTTTGAAGGATGCTGCTGCCCAAACGCCCTCTTTCCCATATTTATATCCAAATGTTTCTTATACCTCGGATTTTGTACCACACCTGAAAGGCAGCACGAGtcattgaaaaaacaacaaaaaaagctacaGCTATGGTTGATGTGCTCTCAGGCTGCACATATCACGTGCTGGATATTTTTCTATGTTGGAAAATGATTCTCAGTCTATAGGAAGTGACTGTACGTACTGAGGGTCTAtcccaggggtcaccaaactacggcccgcgggccggatacggcccgccggcacatttggaccggccctctgaacaataccagagacgctatcggaattttttttttttgggatgcggcccgccggcacatttggaccggccctctgaacaataccagagacgctatcggattttttttcctatttggccttgaagactgggacgttttaatcttgtgtttggttcattgcacccctgctgagcccacaaatcatcccagtgaagcggggcttcgcattgcttctttggtgacacgcgcggggagagtgtttccctttgatgcatgcgggcacgtccaccgttgcatgcacgagcagtgttaccgagacatctggacgatcgcaggtgagggcggagccctgggaccatcgcggactattcaagcatattaaaactgcaacctgtttgagaatggaataatggcgaaaaagttaggtgagagaaaaattgattcagaatgcagggtatttaacctggagtggacaaacgattatttttttgttcaatgcaaagaaaaggctgtttgtctcatttgtcaagagacggtggcggtattcaaagaatacaatctttgccgacactatgaatcccgtcacaaagacaagtacgatagattgcaaggccaaatacgagcagacaaactctcaaagcgaaaaagtgg of the Stigmatopora argus isolate UIUO_Sarg chromosome 10, RoL_Sarg_1.0, whole genome shotgun sequence genome contains:
- the c10h19orf47 gene encoding uncharacterized protein C19orf47 homolog isoform X5: MASVTTATSEWIQFFKDAGIPAGLAVTYAVSFVDNRIQKNMLMDLSKDIMMDLGITVIGDIIAILKHAKLVHRQDMCKMATEALSSGQTTVKAELRRTANTPATRMIANALSQDSPPATPVRRPDNRLSVTVSNVQAGKVNKAAVSQPADEGNGLSSAKNRRVTAEMEGKYIVNMPKGTTPRTQRILAQQAKKGLKRTSVFARLGAESKGDPSASTNKPTGVFSRLDQADVAVAEPRAGKKAAERHDSDGEGSVLQYAGVLKKPVLSARMQPPKKPAPTTLRRLGGKLKRALADTPTPSSSSNGVPPAKISVLQRLAPDPGPGRK
- the c10h19orf47 gene encoding uncharacterized protein C19orf47 homolog isoform X4, translated to MASVTTATSEWIQFFKDAGIPAGLAVTYAVSFVDNRIQKNMLMDLSKDIMMDLGITVIGDIIAILKHAKLVHRQDMCKMATEALSSGQTTVKAELRRTANTPATRMIANALSQDSPPATPVRRPDNRLSVTVSNVQAGKVNKAAVSQPADEGNGLSSAKNRRVTAEMEGLKRTSVFARLGAESKGDPSASTNKPTGVFSRLDQADVAVAEPRAGKKAAERHDSDGEGSVLQYAGVLKKPVLSARMQPPKKPAPTTLRRLGGKLKRALADTPTPSSSSNGVPPAKISVLQRLGKLQRIAVSSSVVSLPSADTQDNRVTSTRPRARQKVSSARCQVSSSTRAGARTAAGAEAQMDCQAVSVFKRLGSKNK
- the c10h19orf47 gene encoding uncharacterized protein C19orf47 homolog isoform X3; protein product: MASVTTATSEWIQFFKDAGIPAGLAVTYAVSFVDNRIQKNMLMDLSKDIMMDLGITVIGDIIAILKHAKLVHRQDMCKMATEALSSGQTTVKAELRRTANTPATRMIANALSQDSPPATPVRRPDNRLSVTVSNVQAGKVNKAAVSQPADEGNGLSSAKNRRVTAEMEGKYIVNMPKGTTPRTQRILAQQAKKGLKRTSVFARLGAESKGDPSASTNKPTGVFSRLDQADVAVAEPRAGKKAAERHDSDGEGSVLQYAGVLKKPVLSARMQPPKKPAPTTLRRLGGKLKRALADTPTPSSSSNGVPPAKISVLQRLGKLQRIAVSSSVVSLPSADTQDNRVTSTRPRARQKVSSARCQVSSSTRAGARTAAGAEAQMDCQAVSVFKSTG
- the c10h19orf47 gene encoding uncharacterized protein C19orf47 homolog isoform X6, whose product is MCKMATEALSSGQTTVKAELRRTANTPATRMIANALSQDSPPATPVRRPDNRLSVTVSNVQAGKVNKAAVSQPADEGNGLSSAKNRRVTAEMEGKYIVNMPKGTTPRTQRILAQQAKKGLKRTSVFARLGAESKGDPSASTNKPTGVFSRLDQADVAVAEPRAGKKAAERHDSDGEGSVLQYAGVLKKPVLSARMQPPKKPAPTTLRRLGGKLKRALADTPTPSSSSNGVPPAKISVLQRLGKLQRIAVSSSVVSLPSADTQDNRVTSTRPRARQKVSSARCQVSSSTRAGARTAAGAEAQMDCQAVSVFKRLGSKNK
- the c10h19orf47 gene encoding uncharacterized protein C19orf47 homolog isoform X1; the encoded protein is MASVTTATSEWIQFFKDAGIPAGLAVTYAVSFVDNRIQKNMLMDLSKDIMMDLGITVIGDIIAILKHAKLVHRQDMCKMATEALSSGQTTVKAELRRTANTPATRMIANALSQDSPPATPVRRPDNRLSVTVSNVQAGKVNKAAVSQPADEGNGLSSAKNRRVTAEMEGKYIVNMPKGTTPRTQRILAQQAKKGLKRTSVFARLGAESKGDPSASTNKPTGVFSRLDQADVAVAEPRAGKKAAERHDSDGEGSVLQYAGVLKKPVLSARMQPPKKPAPTTLRRLGGKLKRALADTPTPSSSSNGVPPAKISVLQRLGKLQRIAVSSSVVSLPSADTQDNRVTSTRPRARQKVSSARCQVSSSTRAGARTAAGAEAQMDCQAVSVFKRLGSKNK
- the c10h19orf47 gene encoding uncharacterized protein C19orf47 homolog isoform X2, which codes for MASVTTATSEWIQFFKDAGIPAGLAVTYAVSFVDNRIQKNMLMDLSKDIMMDLGITVIGDIIAILKHAKLVHRQDMCKMATEALSSGQTTVKAELRRTANTPTRMIANALSQDSPPATPVRRPDNRLSVTVSNVQAGKVNKAAVSQPADEGNGLSSAKNRRVTAEMEGKYIVNMPKGTTPRTQRILAQQAKKGLKRTSVFARLGAESKGDPSASTNKPTGVFSRLDQADVAVAEPRAGKKAAERHDSDGEGSVLQYAGVLKKPVLSARMQPPKKPAPTTLRRLGGKLKRALADTPTPSSSSNGVPPAKISVLQRLGKLQRIAVSSSVVSLPSADTQDNRVTSTRPRARQKVSSARCQVSSSTRAGARTAAGAEAQMDCQAVSVFKRLGSKNK